The following are from one region of the Williamwhitmania taraxaci genome:
- the uvrA gene encoding excinuclease ABC subunit UvrA: MSTKKGAQYISIRGARVHNLKNVSINIPRNQLVVVTGLSGSGKSSLVFDTLYAEGQRRYVESLSSYARQFLGRITKPEVDAIEGIPPAIAIEQKVNTRNPRSTVGTSTEIYDYLKLLFARAGRTISPTTGKEVKRHSVTDVVDFISTFPLGTKVMVLAPYQSDDAAPTTDRLLTLLQNGITRIEACNEIFQVEEIISGSAKLPKTCTVNLVIDRFSVSDEVDFPGRCGDSVQTAFSESDGSCVVHTFDSNNKPTATLFANRFEENGVQFEEPSVHLFNFNSPLGACPKCEGYGKVIGIDEELVIPDRTLSLYEGAVAPWKTESMQAYRDQFIKQTAKIDFPIHRAYEHLNEAELNLLWNGTKGVDGINSFFEYLEEKKYKIQYRVMLSRYMGKTVCPVCKGSRLRPEANYVKVAGSNISELVLMPIDELQAFFKTVVLEPHEAKIAERILIEVRNRINFLMDVGLGYLTLNRLSATLSGGESQRINLATSLGSSLVGSLYILDEPSIGLHPRDTTLLINVLQNLKHLGNTVVVVEHDEEIMRAADQIIDVGPLAGQHGGEIIFQGKIDELQQAAPDSLTARYLIGTEQIPVPKFRRKSASFVEVKSARENNLKSIDVKFPLNTLTVVTGVSGSGKSTLVKGVLYPALSKLVNGYGEKAGKHGCVTGDLHRIKGVEMIDQNPIGKSTRSNPVTYVKAYEEVRKLYSDQPYAKANNFKPSHFSFNMEGGRCEECQGEGIIKVEMQFMADVTLVCEQCHGKRFKNEVLDVRYQGLSIFDVLELTVDQAIEFFGSQPGSTERKIAEKMKPLQDVGLGYVRLGQSSSTLSGGESQRVKLASFLGKENSGGPFLFIFDEPTTGLHFHDIRKLLDSFNALVENGHSLIVVEHNLEVIKCADYIIDLGPEGGKDGGQLVFSGTPEELLKCKESYTARYLKDKL, translated from the coding sequence ATGTCGACGAAAAAAGGAGCGCAGTATATCAGCATTCGCGGTGCAAGGGTTCACAATCTGAAGAATGTATCCATAAATATTCCCAGAAACCAGCTCGTGGTGGTTACGGGCCTCTCGGGTTCAGGAAAATCATCCCTAGTATTCGACACCCTTTACGCCGAAGGCCAGCGCCGCTACGTGGAATCGCTCTCCTCATATGCCCGTCAGTTCTTGGGCCGAATCACCAAGCCCGAGGTGGACGCCATTGAGGGAATTCCACCCGCCATTGCCATTGAGCAGAAGGTGAACACCCGAAACCCCCGCTCCACCGTAGGCACCTCCACCGAAATATACGATTACCTCAAGCTCCTCTTTGCCCGCGCCGGGCGCACCATATCGCCCACTACCGGCAAGGAGGTAAAACGCCACTCCGTTACCGACGTGGTTGACTTTATCTCCACCTTTCCCCTTGGAACCAAGGTGATGGTGCTCGCCCCATACCAATCGGACGATGCAGCCCCCACCACCGATCGCCTACTCACCCTGCTCCAAAACGGAATTACCCGCATCGAGGCATGCAACGAGATTTTTCAAGTGGAGGAGATCATTTCGGGTAGCGCAAAGCTGCCCAAGACCTGCACCGTAAACCTAGTCATCGACCGCTTCTCGGTAAGCGATGAGGTGGACTTCCCCGGCCGCTGCGGCGACTCCGTGCAGACCGCCTTCTCCGAGAGCGACGGCAGCTGCGTGGTGCACACCTTCGACAGCAACAACAAGCCCACCGCCACCCTTTTCGCCAACCGCTTTGAGGAAAACGGCGTTCAGTTTGAAGAACCCTCGGTGCACCTCTTCAACTTCAACAGCCCGCTGGGCGCCTGCCCCAAGTGCGAAGGCTACGGCAAGGTGATTGGCATCGACGAAGAGCTGGTAATCCCCGATCGCACCCTTTCGCTTTACGAGGGCGCCGTGGCCCCATGGAAAACCGAGAGCATGCAGGCCTACCGCGACCAGTTTATCAAGCAAACCGCCAAGATCGACTTCCCCATTCACCGCGCCTACGAGCACCTCAACGAGGCAGAGCTCAACCTGCTATGGAATGGCACAAAAGGGGTCGACGGTATCAACAGCTTCTTTGAATACCTCGAGGAGAAAAAGTATAAGATCCAATACCGCGTAATGCTATCGCGCTACATGGGCAAAACCGTATGCCCCGTTTGCAAAGGTTCGCGCCTACGGCCCGAAGCCAACTACGTAAAGGTGGCAGGCAGCAACATCTCCGAGCTGGTGCTCATGCCCATCGACGAGCTGCAAGCCTTCTTCAAGACCGTAGTATTGGAACCCCACGAGGCCAAGATTGCCGAGCGCATCCTCATCGAGGTTCGCAACCGAATAAACTTCCTTATGGACGTAGGGCTTGGCTACCTCACCCTCAACCGACTCTCGGCAACGCTATCGGGCGGCGAAAGCCAGCGCATAAACCTCGCCACCTCGCTCGGAAGCAGCCTAGTGGGTTCGCTCTATATCCTCGACGAACCCAGCATTGGCCTACATCCGCGCGACACCACACTCCTGATAAACGTACTCCAAAACCTAAAGCACCTAGGCAACACCGTGGTGGTGGTGGAGCACGACGAGGAGATTATGCGCGCTGCCGATCAGATAATTGATGTGGGACCGCTGGCAGGTCAGCATGGTGGAGAGATTATCTTTCAAGGAAAAATCGACGAGCTGCAGCAGGCCGCCCCCGATAGCCTTACTGCACGATACCTCATCGGCACAGAACAAATTCCCGTGCCCAAGTTCCGCCGCAAATCCGCCTCGTTTGTAGAGGTAAAGAGCGCGCGCGAGAACAACCTAAAGAGCATTGACGTAAAGTTCCCCCTCAACACCCTTACGGTGGTTACCGGCGTAAGCGGCTCGGGCAAGAGCACCCTAGTAAAAGGCGTCCTCTACCCCGCCCTGAGCAAACTCGTAAACGGCTACGGCGAAAAGGCGGGCAAGCACGGCTGCGTAACCGGCGACCTGCACCGCATTAAGGGCGTGGAGATGATCGACCAGAACCCCATTGGCAAGAGCACCCGCTCCAACCCCGTTACCTACGTGAAGGCCTACGAGGAGGTGCGCAAGCTATACTCCGACCAGCCCTATGCCAAGGCCAACAACTTTAAACCCTCACACTTCTCCTTCAACATGGAGGGTGGTCGCTGCGAGGAGTGCCAAGGCGAAGGCATCATTAAGGTGGAGATGCAGTTTATGGCCGACGTTACCCTAGTATGCGAACAGTGCCACGGCAAGCGATTCAAGAACGAGGTACTCGATGTACGCTACCAAGGACTATCCATCTTCGACGTGCTGGAACTCACCGTAGACCAAGCCATAGAGTTCTTCGGTAGCCAACCCGGCAGCACCGAGCGCAAGATAGCCGAGAAGATGAAACCGCTGCAAGACGTTGGCCTTGGCTACGTAAGGCTAGGACAAAGCAGCAGCACCCTCTCGGGCGGCGAAAGCCAGCGCGTGAAGCTAGCCTCCTTCCTAGGCAAGGAGAACAGCGGCGGGCCGTTCCTCTTTATCTTCGACGAGCCCACCACCGGCCTCCACTTCCACGATATCCGCAAGCTGCTCGACTCGTTCAACGCCCTGGTGGAGAACGGCCACAGCCTTATTGTGGTGGAGCACAACCTAGAAGTGATAAAGTGCGCCGACTACATCATCGACCTTGGCCCCGAGGGCGGCAAGGATGGTGGTCAGCTAGTCTTTTCAGGCACCCCCGAAGAGCTGCTCAAGTGCAAGGAGTCCTACACGGCAAGGTATTTAAAGGATAAGCTATAA